ATAAAGTGCATCAGAACAAGCTTCAATTAAATCATTCAATGTCCATTGTCTGTAATTATTTTGAAGACATTTATCTATGGTTTTATAACGGATTAGTGCGTTTTTGTTGATTGGCATTTTAAGAATTTTTCTATGAATTTAAAATAAAATATTTAGTACGCAAAATTATTGCGCACATCTAAGTAACCTTTGTATTAAATAATTGAGTCATGAAAACTAAAATACTAAATAAGCTCTTAGAAATAGAGCGAAATAAAAACATAGAAATATTATTCGCAGTAGAATCTGGTAGTAGAGCTTGGGGTTTTGCTTCACCAGATTCTGATTACGATATACGTTTTGTATACAAACATAAAAAGGACTGGTATCTCAACCTTTGGAAACAAAAAGACACTATACAATTTGTGACAGATAATGATTTACTTGATGGCTCAGGTTGGGAGTTACGTAAAGCATTACGGCTTTTAGCAAAATCTAATGCATCTTTTACAGGTTGGTTATTTTCGCCAATAATATATAGAGCAGATAATGATTTTTTAAACAACATAAAGAAAGTAGCAAATACTAACTTTAATCCTGTTTCAGGATTTTATCATTTTCATAGCATGAACAAAAGTTTTGAAGAGATTTTAGATTCAGAAAAAATGACTTTAAAGAGCTTTTTTTATGCTATACGCACAGCGCTTTGTGCTAACTGGATTTATAAAAATGAATCGATACCACCAGTTTTGTTCAGAGAGATGTATTCTTTAATAGACTCGAGTTATCATTCAAAGCTAGACCAGTTAATAGATTTGAAAAGTAAACGTATCGAAAAAAGTAACGATCCAGTTGAACCAGAATTAATACATTTGGTTAGAGATATTGTAAGCGAAAACAATAATGTGAAAGATCGGTTGGAGAATAAAAAACCAAATCCAAATGATTTTAATGACTTGTTTTTAAAAACTTTGAAGAAATGACACTAGAAGAACTAAAATCATCAGGACATATTATTTTCGAATGCATTAGTGGTAGTAGAGCTTATGGATTGAATACACCTTCATCTGATACAGATATAAGAGGTGTATTCATTCTTCCTAAGGAAACTTTCTATAGTTTAAATTATGTAAGCCAAGTAAACAATGAGACTAATGATATAGTGTATTACGAGCTTAGAAAATTCATTGAGCTCTGCGCTAAAAACAATCCAAATATTTTAGAGCTTCTTAATGTGCCTGAGCATTGTATATTATATAAGCATCCTATTTTTGATGATATAAAAACAGAACTGTTTTTATCCAAACTTTGTAAAAACACCTTCGCTAACTATGCATTCACTCAAATAAAAAAAGCGAGAGGTTTGAACAAAAAAATAGTCAATCCAGTAGAAAAAAAACGTAAGTCTGTAGAAGATTTCTGTTTGGTTTTAGATGGGAAAAAGACAATACCACTTAAGGAATTTTTAAGCGAAAACAATTTGAAAAGTGAGTACTGTGGTTTAGCTAAAATTACAAAAATGAAGGACTATTATAATTTATTCTATAGTGAATCTCAAAACTATAAAGGTGTGGCAAGACCAAATTCAAATGAAGTGTGTTTAAGTTCTATTCCCAAAGAAGAAAATCCTATTACTATACTTTATTTTAACTTAGATGGTTACTCATCTTATTGTAAAAAATACAAAGAATATTGGTCTTGGGTTGAAAAACGAAATGAAGAACGTTATAAAAACAATACTTCACATGACAAAAACTATGATGCCAAAAATATGATGCACACGTTTAGACTATTACATATGGCAAAAGAGATTGGTGAGTCAGGTAAAATAAATGTAGAACGTTCAGATAGAGGTTACTTTCTAACAATTAAAAATGCTGAATTTGAGTATGATGATTTAGTAGTAAAGGCAGAACTAATGCGGGAAAAGTTAGATATTATATTTGAGAATTCAACACTTCAAGAAAAACCAAACTTAAATGTTATTAATGATTTGCTATTTAGATTAAGATCAAGATTCTACAATCATAATTTTGAAAATTGAAAAATTTATCTCAATATTTGCAACCAATATAATTGAAAAAACAAACCTATGACACTACAAAATTTAAAAATACGGATGCTTTACAGCTATTTCCGTCATGTAGGGAAATAGGTAAAATCAAAAATATAACGTACAA
This window of the Tissierellales bacterium genome carries:
- a CDS encoding nucleotidyltransferase domain-containing protein, with the translated sequence MKTKILNKLLEIERNKNIEILFAVESGSRAWGFASPDSDYDIRFVYKHKKDWYLNLWKQKDTIQFVTDNDLLDGSGWELRKALRLLAKSNASFTGWLFSPIIYRADNDFLNNIKKVANTNFNPVSGFYHFHSMNKSFEEILDSEKMTLKSFFYAIRTALCANWIYKNESIPPVLFREMYSLIDSSYHSKLDQLIDLKSKRIEKSNDPVEPELIHLVRDIVSENNNVKDRLENKKPNPNDFNDLFLKTLKK
- a CDS encoding nucleotidyltransferase domain-containing protein; translated protein: MTLEELKSSGHIIFECISGSRAYGLNTPSSDTDIRGVFILPKETFYSLNYVSQVNNETNDIVYYELRKFIELCAKNNPNILELLNVPEHCILYKHPIFDDIKTELFLSKLCKNTFANYAFTQIKKARGLNKKIVNPVEKKRKSVEDFCLVLDGKKTIPLKEFLSENNLKSEYCGLAKITKMKDYYNLFYSESQNYKGVARPNSNEVCLSSIPKEENPITILYFNLDGYSSYCKKYKEYWSWVEKRNEERYKNNTSHDKNYDAKNMMHTFRLLHMAKEIGESGKINVERSDRGYFLTIKNAEFEYDDLVVKAELMREKLDIIFENSTLQEKPNLNVINDLLFRLRSRFYNHNFEN